The Vitis riparia cultivar Riparia Gloire de Montpellier isolate 1030 chromosome 3, EGFV_Vit.rip_1.0, whole genome shotgun sequence genome includes a region encoding these proteins:
- the LOC117910209 gene encoding uncharacterized protein LOC117910209 isoform X4 gives MEADPQRNVAHVTDAFDSMAMVLKEKPLYWWKCEEPNVAQEEIPVVEVTEIKNVGGGAIRCEGPNAVKKEIKVTEVTQRTFSGTAQWRR, from the exons ATGGAGGCAGATCCCCAGAGAAATGTTGCTCATGTTACTGATGCATTTGATTCAATGGccatggttttaaaagaaaaaccactTTAT TGGTGGAAATGTGAAGAGCCTAATGTTGCTCAAGAGGAGATCCCAGTAGTCGAAGTAACAGAGATAAAAAATGTGGGGGGTGGAGCAATCAGG TGTGAAGGGCCTAATGCTGTTAAGAAGGAGATCAAAGTGACGGAAGTAACACAGAGAACATTCAGTGGTACAGCACAGTGG